The genomic segment TGTTAAAATGTCCTCAATCACTACTGCTGATCTCGCAAATTTGAACGATTCctcaaagaaagaaattgctACTTACTTGGAGGCAGAAAATTCCAAACAAAAGGTCCAGATGTCTATACATCAATTCACCAACACTTGCTTCAAAGAATGTATCCAATCGACAAACAACACTGATCTTTCATCTCAGGAGGAGCAATGTTTGGGTAATTGCGTGAACAGATTTCTGGATACCAACATTAGAATCGTGAAAGGTTTGCAAAGTCTCCAAtaagaaaatgaaaaaagagaaaaagacaAATGTTCATGATATAACTGTAAATATTTCCATACtagttgaaaaattcttccatGTACCTGTGGTTTGctaaaatttcatccttATCCTCGTTAGGGTCGCATCCGGTGGCTTTCATCGATTCACGAATGCGTTTGAACTTACGCATAATTTCTTGTGTAAGTTTACCTTCTTGCTTACACTTACCAAATGATATCAACAGTAATCCGTAGAAATCGTATTTATGCGCAACGACTCTTTCTGCAGGACATTCGACTATCATGGTGTGTATTAGACTTAAAGTATTGTCCATTAGCGAATCAAATGCTGTGAAGAATGGATTTCTCACTAGATATTCCCCTAGAACGTAAATCATACGTTGTAGATGAACCGCCGATGATACGCCCAAAATCCTGACACATCGACAGCATACGTCGAGAGCGTAAGCTGTCAATGGTTCACTAATGAAATTGACTCTTGGGATTAAATTCTGTAATAAAATTTCTGATAAGAATTTTCCTAGATGATACttgtatttcaaatcacTGCTGATGAATTGTAAACGATATAGGGAATTCAATGTGGGAAAAACGGTCTGTAGTATGCTTAAAGAGGTATTAGAATCATAAGATGGTGGTAAGTAGTAGCAGAGGttccaaagaattggtGAATACAGTTCGTAAAGACCTAAATCACTAAATGAAACCCAGTTCTTTTGATCTTCAAAACAATTTTCAAGGAAAACTCTCAGTAGAATTACACCTTTTAATTTAACACCTACAATATCTGTAGTATCATCTAATATGTTTAAAATGCCAGGTGTAATCCACCACAGATTGGAAGACACATGTCtattcttcaaattaaaCAATACCACGTAGAAAAATGGAATGCTTTTCAATCCGCCTTCATTTCTCCATGCCTGTCtttgttcatcttccttATACGATTGCCCTACTTTGGGCTTGAGTGCATTGTTTTCATTCTTATTGGATTGCCTAGAACTCTCTTTAGTTCTCAAGAGAAGTGGTCTTAATCTGTCAATTAACCACGTTAGCAATTCATCATAACTCCAATTGGTGTCATTAGTCAATTTATCAACTACTATCTTAATAGTCTCCAAACATTTAGAGCCTCTGGGCTCTTTATCCATAGTGAAATACGACAGGCATTGTATAACTTGTAAGCTTGTATTGACATCATCTGTGGCATGATCTCTTAGATGGGAACAGGTTTGAcgtaaatcatcatcatctatTGTGGGTAAGTGTGCACCATCAAATTTAGTAACAAATGcttttaattcttccatAGGTGTTGTATTTTCTCTTCACAATGGGCCCTTTATTATTGTCTGGTAAGGATGTCCATTATGTTGTTCCGCGTCTACATGTTCATTCAGCATTAAATACATAAAATGTTAGAATGAATGGAAAATAGAAAAGGTATTTGTTAATTTCTTAAAGATATTTTATTTAAACTCTGGTCATTTCGTAAAATTTAATTGACATGTATAATTGGGGTTATAACATAGCAACAATGTGTTCGGCGACGGATTTTTGAGTAGTTGGTGATAATGGTTTGGGACCACCCATGTATTGActgaacaagaatttaccGACAAGCGGTTCATTAACTAACCCCAATCTAAACGTCTTATCCTTCTTTCTGTCGTAATAGGCAACTTGTAGAGCACCATTAGCTTGCAACTCCAAAAATAAATCGTGGTCCTTAGGTACTTTACCCTTCTTCGTGAATGCTTCTTTTAATTCCTTTAAACCTGAATTCAAAATCTCTTGGTTATTTTTTGCTTCAGGATGGGCTAAAATGGTTTTTACAAGGccatctttcaaatggttAAAATCCGTATTTCTCACTGGTGTAATCTTTGCTAGCATTCTACATCCTGTATCCAAAAGGTTACCAATAAGGACAGCAGATTTCTCAGAATCATTCAAAGCAGCGTTAACGTTTTCCTTGTGGGATTTGCTGTGATCTGTGTCGACAAATGCAGTGGAAAGAAACTTGGAGCTTAATACTTCAGGTACCAAATGTTTATCCTGATCGGCAATGTAAATCCCTAAATCATAAACTTTGAAGGAGATAAACGTCACATATCTGTATCCATAACCAAGTAGTGAGTAATCCGTTGAGAATGGGTATTTGGGAGGTCCAATGTGCACTGGAAAAGGGGAAATATTTTTATCCACCATAACAGTATTTTCAGCATCATCATTCACATTAGCATCGTTATCAGCAGCGTGTAATTGACTGTTAATAGCCCATGCAGCTGTCAATCCAGCCAAAGATAACCCGTAGTAAGTCTGCCTCCCCTTGGTAAAAGGCCTTGGGATCTGTACATTTTGGGGGTGGTATGCTCTACGTGTAGAAAGAAGCGATATATTTCTAATTGCAGATTTGGACGATACACGAGATCTCTTCAACAACGGATTCAAcaacatcttcttcgaGCTTAAAGTCTTTTCGACCTTCAGGTGTTCTTGGAGGGTTCGTTTGTCTGAACTGAACTATCACTTAACAATGCGTAAATCTGAAATCACCGCTCGTAAATCTGGAACCATCGTTCgtaaattgaaatctttaatgTAATAAAAAGAACTAgtaaaataaataaataaataaaattatttaGACAAGCGTTTTCTAGAGTATTTCGTAAGCCATTTCACACAGTTTCCTCTGGAATATCATCGTGGAAGTATTTACCTTCTAAAGTTGGTGCAATCACACCGACTCTGATCAAGAAGTCACCGAAGTGTTCACCTTCCTCTCTCTCTTGAGACCATCTCTTAAATAGGTCTTTTAGGATTTCTAGTATCTCTTCCTCCTTGACGGATGCTCTGTATAGCTTGTTGATTCTTTGACCGTAGTAACCACCACCAAGCATTAAATTGTAAGTCTCTGGTGCCTTACCAATTAAGGCAACTTCACCTAACCATGGACGAGCGCAACCGTTGGGACAACCAGTCATCCTCATCACAACAGAGTCGTGACGCAATCCTAGCTCTTCCAGAATGTCCTCCACTTTACTGATCAACTCAGGTAGATAACGTTCAGATTCTGCCATAGCCAAACCACAAGTTGGAAGACCGACACAGGAGGCAGAATGCAATCTTAATGGACTGAAGTCGGTATTATCCAACTTATACTTGTGAAGAACTTTCTTGACTTCATCCAAATGCTCGTCCTTTATATCACAAATTACAACATGTTGATTACCTGTTAGTCTGAAATGACCAGAGCCATGCTTTTGCATTAGCTGAGCAACCTTCTTCATACCGGTCTTCTGAGGTAACTCAACAGTGTCCTCGACTCTACCATTTTCGATAAAGGCGGTAAAGTGATTCATGCCCGTCTCATCCTTGACCCAGCCAAAGTAGTCATGGTTATCCTTAATCTCGAATGGTCTTCCTGGTTCAAATTTCCTACCCATGTGTTCTTCCACCTTAGACTTGTAAATATCAACACCCATATCGTCGATGGTGTACTTTAAACGGCCGTGCTTACGGTCGTTACGATCACCATTATCCCTTTGAACAATCATAACACCTTCAATAGCTTTGATAACGTCAGATACTGGTAAATAACCGAACAAAGAACCTGTTCTTGGGTAAGTCTTCTTGTTATTGTGAGTAGTACCCATACCACCACCGACATACATGTTATAACCAGTCACCTCTTGAGTTTCTGGGTCAACAATAGTGACTAAACCAACATCACTAGACCACACATCCACATCATTGTATGGTGGAACGGCAATGTTAACTTTGAACTTTCTTGGCAAGTAAGTAGGACCATAAAGGGGCTCGACATCCACCAGAGCACCACCACTAACTTTagtctttttctttgtagGACCATCTTTCCtgttttcaaagattgaagGCCAGTTAGGATCATAATCACGATCATCTACTCCGTTCAACCAGATTTCGTGGTAAGCAGTGGTGTTGGGCAAGAAGTACTCAGAGACCTTGTAGCCGAAGTCAGAAATCTGTTGGTGAATTTTAGCATTGTGAGGAATGGCTGAAAGCATAACGTTTCTGTTAACGTCACCACAAGCGGCCAAAGTATCCATCAATGTAGAGTTCATACCTCTAATGGTGTGTTTTAGGTTTCTCTTCACTATACCATGTAATTGGAAAGTAGCTCTGGTGGTCAACTTCATAGTGCCATTACCGCTCTCATTGGAAAGTCTGTCCAAAATCAACCATTGTTCTGGGTTAGCCTTACCACCTGGTAATCTGATTCTGGCCATGAAGGCGTAATATGGTTCCATGCCTTGTGCCTTACGAACATCCCTAACATCACGGTCATCCTGCATATAGCAACCGTGGAACTTGGTCAATTGCTGGTCATGTGCGTGAATGGTACCAGTCgattcatcttccaaaCCTGGAACAATGGTACCTCTCAAGAAATCAGAGTTAATCTTCATATCTTCGTTAGTCCATGGCTTTGGTTCATCAGCAACATTGGCACCGGAGACACCAAGGGCTTCCcataattcttcttcccaTGGACCATAAGCCGTTTGGTAACCATCAGCGTCTTGGTCATCACCTTGACCCAATGGAACGATGGCCTTGGCAGCCAAAATTTCCAGTttcttgaacaattctCTGGATGGACGGTTGTAATAATGTTTGTCTTCCTTACGTGGCCAGTAAAGCGAGTCACCTAAACCAAAAACAGAGAACTTTAGAGATCCCAAGTCCATACCTGTAGAACCTTTCAAGGCATCCCAGAAACCCTTACCGTCTTGTGGGAATTCACCTTGACCGGCAGTAGAAGTAATAAAAATCacattttcttcaccagGCAAATCTTCTAGATCGATCTCGTCCATGGATTGGCAAGTTGCCTTCAGACCTCTGGCAGCAGCCCTATTGCTTAATCTCTTAGCTAAAGAGGCCgcattaccaccatcagATGCAAAGTAAACGTGCAATGGTGGTCCGCTTAAGCCTTCTAGCAGTTGTTCGTAAGCTTGCTTGGCTCTACGTTCTTGTTTCTTGGTCACCTTATCGCTAGCCGATTGTACAAGATTTCTAGAAAAGTCAGGGTATTTCTTGGACAATAAGGTTAATCTGTTTTCTCTGTCTAGGAAGGTTTGCAACTCTCTTCTAATCACAGAGGAATCAAGGACAAAagcttcatcatcctctttGCTTGGGTCATATCTGAACAATGGCCAATAACCAGATCCCACTGCCTTCTTAGTCTCCTTAAGGATTTCCAAAGGAGTGTCTCTTTCAGAGTGATAAGGCAAGTAGGCAAGAACAATGGATGGTCCATTGTATCTGGAGGCTTCAATGAATGCCGTCAGTAGCTGTGAATACGAAGAGTAGACTGCCACTGAAGCGACGTAAACATGACCAAAGTTCATGGCATAAAGACCTACATCCTTCTTTCTCTGTTGAGTCTCCTTTCTATGTTCAAATGGTTCAGAGTCAATTAATAGAACGTTGATGTTCTTTTTACCGGAAAGTACTTGGTGAACACCAGAGTTACCCAAATCGTAGGACCATGCATCAGAACCCACCAACCAAGTGGATTTGAAGACATAGGATTCTTCGTCAGAGCCTAATTGTAGAAACTCAGAAGCCTTCTTTGAATCTCCAtgtttttgtaaaaattcaaaCACCTGTTGACTAACAACGTTAGCCTCCTTCAAAGCGGACTCGTCCAGCGATTGGTCGTGGTAGGAAACCCACTTACCAAGTAGTTGAACGAATGAAACAGCATCCGTAGTACCGTAAAGAGATGGGTCTAAAGAACGTCTTGCCAAAgcaaccaattcttcacGTCTTTTGTTTTGGTTTAAAAACAAACCATAACCATACTCTGGATTATTTTGTTGAACTGTTTCACTGGTGTACTCGTTTAAAAAGTTCGAATTTGAAGTAAACAGCTGTCTTATTACTTTCATGTAGGCATTTTCAAGATCTAGAACGTTCTTCAGGGAGctcaattcttcaattgtctccttttcttttactTGCTCACCAACGAAAAGTGACAGATTTGGTTCCTTTGAATTGACATTACTAATAATTTCACCCAGAACAGCGCTTAAATCGGTAACCAAACCGATATTGGATATTATAACTTGGTCAATACCTTTCTCGATCAAAGAGTCGAAatcttgaaagaaatctaaCAACAATGGTTCAAACCCATTTTGTTCTGATTTTTGGGTTGCACTTTGGGCCACAACAACTTTCTTAATGGAATTGGGTAAAGCGGTTAGCAGATCTTGTATACTCCAAGGTCTGTAAACATTAATTTGAACCAGACTAGTGTCATTAGGTAGCACTGAGCTAAAATCGCATGCTGAATAATTGATCACAGCAGTGGTAGGAGTTTTACTTGTAGAAATAATATCGAATTTGCTACCTAAATCTAAAGCATCCAGATCAGCTGGTTCTTCAGCAAGCTGTGTTGGTTTCACATCAGCTTCCACTTTGTGCTTCAGATTCttaaaattgatgaaatgcAACACTGGTCTTAAGCATTTAGAGGCAATGTCTAGAGATCTTTGAGCGTTAACATCGAAGATTTTCtcattggaagaaattaaaatggGGATAGAGAGATCCTTAAAAAATGGAATCACTGAATAGTCTTGTAATGACAAATCCACATTGATTACGATTGGGTGACCTTGTAAACCTTGCAAGTGAGGTAATGATTTGACTAAAGTGGCTTCATCGGTTACTAATGTTGTCAGGCGATCCTTGGAGATTTGCTCAATCACTTCTCCTAAGGGATCTGCATTGTTCAACAATTGAACGGCATGAGGAAAACTTGCAAATTCAGACTTTGTATCCTTGATGGCAgtagtgaaaaaaaatttgaaggaATCCACCGCCTGGGCATATTTCAGAAGTGCCTCTGATAATGTACAAGCGTTGGAAGTTGTCATATTGGCAACAATAAATAACGGGGTACGAAAAAAGAGGCGTTAAGTCCGATTAACCTACCGACACCTTCTCTCTTCGAGTTGTTCTCAGATTTCCTTCCACCGACTAAAGTTCTCTGTTGACTCTTCTTATAAGTTGGAGGGGATCACCTTCTGAATGAGTACCCGACTTTTCGCCCTTCAACTCCGAGCCACAGCTATGGCTTTCAGGCTAGGATGTTTCCGCCTCACTCGTAATCTGATTGGCGGTTGGCGTTGGACGATGCCACACATTGGCTAGCTTCAATAACCGAGGGTAGGGAGAATCGCACGTGATTAGAGCATGGAGATAAAGTAATGAATCCATAAAGATGGAACTCTGCGCAGTAATGCGGAAGTATATCCGCCACAACATGACCGTTTAGCTGCAATAAGTGCGTTTGTTGATGTTAGAATATTTGGTTTTCTCAGTCGACTGTTGTAGTACCGTTcctttccaattccaagatttctCTTACCGTCAATGAGTCATTGGAAACACTGTTGTTATAGTCTAACTGTGCTTGAGCTGCACgatccaattcattcaatttatcattttctaGCTGTCTAACCTGCTGAGTGgtcatttcatcttttatCATAGTTAGTAAATGTAAGTAGTGCGTAAGGAAAGGAAGGAGGGAAACGTTTCGTGTTTCATATAAACATACATCTTTGATTCAGCTTattgataattttattcttaatATCTTGTTTCTGTTCATCCGTGAGTTTCATTAGGGCTGCTCTCTCTCGTTTGTTTTATGATAAGAAAGCAGAGTAAGTGGTAAGTAGATCTTAGCGCTTAGCCTTTATTATTTGAATCTCGTAAGTACAGTCGGTTACCCGGAGGGTAACCGATGATATAAAACATCGGCGGcaaatagaagaagaaattctaTGTGTTTTAATGCCGGCAGATCATTGTACTGGTTTAATGGACCTCCTATATTCTGATGGAGTTTGATTCAAGAATGAGTGGACATTTGTACACTTGGAGGGACACGTAGTTCTCTTGAGATcaataaaatcaatgaCAAGAAATCCTGTTTGATTAGAAAGCTTAGAAATTGTACCTGACGGTACATCTTGTAGTAATTTACTTCAATATATATTATTGCCAAGCGGTATAGTTACTTCTCTCGAGTTTCGAACTCAGACTTGATTACCCGCACTTTTTATACAAAGTGAGAAgggagaaaaaaaaggtagAGTTCACTAAACTTGATGATATTTGCCACCATCGACCAAGGATAATAGGACTTATTACTAGTGTATCATCTCCATATAGCGCGTGAATCATGGTATTAGAGGCAACTGTTATAACCATTGATAATTCTGAATACTCAAGGAATGGAGATTTCCCCAGAACGAGGTTCGAAGCACAGATCGATGCTGTTGAATTCATCTTTCAGGCAAAACGTAACAGTAATCCCGAAAATACTGTAGGCCTAATTTTATCAGCAGGTTCTAATCCAAGAGTTTTATCCACATTTACATCAGAATTTGGTAAGATCTTATCAGGTTTGCACGATACTCATATTGAAGGATCCATTCATCTAGGGACAGCCATTCAAATTGCTGCATTAACGTTAAAACACCGCCAAAATAAAGTTCAGCATCAACGAATCGTTGTATTTGTATGCTCCCCCATCCAAGATGACAgacaagaattgatgaagttaGCCAAAAAGCTAAAAAAGAATAACATTGCAGTAGACATTAtcaattttggtgaaataGAACATAATACAGCCATCGTAGAGGAATTCATCGAGACTGTAAACAATTCTCAAGAAGAGAGCAGTCATTTATTGAATATACAACCAGGCCCAAGATTACTATATGAACACATTGCAGGGTCTCGTATAATTCTAGAAGAAGGTGCTGCCGGTGGTAGTGGATTCGATGGTGATAGTGCGGGAGGTGATAATGGATTTATGGACTTCGGTGTTGATCCTTCAGTAGATCCAGAATTGGCAATGGCATTACGTCTATCTatggaagaagaacaacagaGACAGGAAAGGTTgagacaacaacaagaacaacaggaacaacagcagcagcagcaagAAAGTCAGGGGCAAGgacaagaacaagagcaGGAGAATAAATCTTAGACAGAAAAGAACAGAACAGAAACGAAGTACTTGTTGCGGCTAATTAAATAATATTTCTTCTAAACTCTTTTAGACTGTTATTTTATAAAGTGTACATGTTGTAATTCACATTACCCGGTTCATAACCGCTATGACTCGAAAAAATCAGTGATAAAGGGAAGTTTTATCGAACACTATATACCACTGCGATACATCTCAGCTAGACGTAGTAACTAATATGGCCCGTGATGGTCCTCTATTCGTTGGTCTAAGAGGAAAGAATCAACGTCCGGTATCATCAACGGTCTCTTCAGGTCCCAAAGTTAATAACACAACTCATGTGAATTCAATATCTCTGAGCGCTGGTAATCTTATAGTAGGAGCCAAAGATAATACCAATTTACGTGGTAACGTCTTAAGTACACCGAGTACCACTTTTGTgaatgataacaataaaaTCAATACCAATTCACCTGCTATATTGGCGCCTGAATCTGCAGGTATAATCGATAAGAATAGATCAAGACAAGTGGAATTGTGTTACCATGAATCTAGATATTCTAATGACCTGGTGGAATTGGACCTTTCCGCAATTCCAGGAGCAAAACAAGGTGATTTGtttgaaatgaaaacaTATCGAAAAACCCCCGGCAgtaaagataaaaaaatcTATTTTGTTGCCAAAGATTTTAGTCCAGATATTCGAAGAAGGACGAAAAATGCTCAAATTTCTATTCTATCAGGTCAATTACAATCATTGTTGGATCTACCGTCACGTTCCAAGGTTTGGATAAGATTGAAATCCAAGAGGTTGACCGAAGCAGATTTGGTGGAATTAAACATTAAAGATTGTTTGATCAACAGAGGGGACATGTGGTGCTTGAACTCCCAATTAGTAGGTCAATGTGTGTTTTCAGGTCAAAAATTGACATTTTTAGATACCATCAGAGCTACGGTCAACGGGATTTATCGTGAAGGTAAAAAGACACTTTCGGGAtatattggtgaaaatacCAGAGTGGTATTTCGTTCGGAATCTGCAAGATTAATCTTCTTAATCCAAATCACTGAAGAAATGTggaattttgaagaaactggTGAACAattatttcaaaagatggtTAATTCGTTTTTCcccaaaatttttaaaaaatggAAAGATATTGGTACACATCATAGTATTACCATTGCGTTTGCCGTATCTATGGACACTTCGCATGTACCGTTTAGAGAATTGGAACCTGGTACcattttaaagaatacaACCGACTATTTCAGAATTGTAGTAGATCAAGTTTTAGTTATCCATTGGGTGGAAATCATGGAAACGTTGCGAAAAGAGTTTCAAGCACTAAGACGAAATTTGTTAAATGTTCAGACAGAAGATGGTTATAGTGTTGTCAAGGGAAGATTTTCACCGGTGATTAAATCCAATATTTTGGAATTAGTTAATTTTGCCTCTACATTAATCACGGATCCATTCAGACAATCGGACCTGCGACATACGACTACGCACATAATGATCATTAGCCCCGGATCAGGTCTATATGACGTGGACTATGATTTGCTGAGATTAACTGGTAAGAAACTTTTGTCATTGGAAATGACGATGGATCTTATCTGTCTGTCGCGGGCTCCACTCCACGTAGTGCCCCTATTCAGGTATTTGGATTATGAAAGCAAGTTGCATCATTGTAGCCCAACTTGGTTGAGTATCTTCTTTTGGAACGATTCCATGAATGGTACCGATGATTGGCGTCCTAGGTGTAAGATTTACGATCTACAGATGATGGGACTCACAGAAAATGATGTTTTGGGGaaaattgatattgatTACTTAAAACCAGGCAAGGGTGTGGAAAGCATTCAACAATTTATGGATCAATATGATACCGAcgttttcaattttgagaaatgtaatgataatttacaaaaggGAAATAGCAATTGTGATAAATCTGAAGGTGGAGTTCAATTGAACCAAAAGCAATCTCTTCAAAACCCATCGACTTTTGCTTGGAATGCCCCAAAATTCTCTACCCCTGTTTTGGAGGACATTCAGAAACCCAAAGTCTTCGCTGATTTGTCCACGCAGAGAAGTAGTGGTCTTCGAGACGACGAAGGTTCTGATaagattcaattgagtGATAGCGCTTTTAGAACCCAACAATCTTCATTGGCGGTTGATACCTTAAAAGGAATTACCAAAAAGAATCTTGTCAAAGACTTGACCCAAAGAATTGTGGGTAGAATCATGCCAGATCGTGAGGTTAAAAGAGATATGAGTACACATGAACCAGTTGAAGATCGAACAGATGGTGTTGAAAGATCCCCGGTTCAAAAACCAGCATTATCCCCTCGCAATTCCTCAGAACATGTACCAGttatcaagaagaatttatcCACTCTGAACCATCTGGACAATCAAAACGGCTCACCTTTCGGAATTGATGGCTTTCCTCTATATGCTTCAGCTCATAATTTGGAGTCACCTGTAGATCATGGTGCTTCAGAGACAAAACCATTATTTACCGTAGATGACAGAAAAACGCCATTGCAAGAATCTGCGGCTCATAATTCCGGATCTTCTCCAACTGAAGTGAGAACGTGGATTGAAATAAAGAATCCATCTGTCCCAGTTAACGAAGATCTTGCAGGAATGATGTATCCCACAAGATGGAAAGATGTTTTACCAAGGTATGTTCCCAAGAGGTACAGTAAATGGAGGTCCTTTACAACACCTGCGGAATTACCCATTACGATTTCAGATTTTCCTTCAAAGCTGGACTTTGAgaataatttcttctttagaAATCATTCAGTTAATCTGAACATTGATCAAGAGGCATATAAGCAAACTTCGAAAGATCTGCTACGTAATATGATTTATGTGCGTCTTTTGGCAGGTTTTCAATTGTGTGTGGGAGAAAATGTCAAAAATGTGGAGCGTTCGAAAGGGGTCGAAAACAACGAATCACCAGTTGCTAAGTTTATTGATGGTACTTGGGTTAATATCAGGATATATATGACAATTGATTCTGAGATTCATAGAATCAGTTGTGGTATGGATGGTGTCATCGACGTCCAAAGATATATGAGGAAGAATGAAGAGAATCCATTTGAACAGGTATCTAGCTATGCTCCTTTGGTTAAAACTCGTTACGAAAACTTGTACAGAAAGGCAAAGATCGATCCATTGCATGCTGCTCGTTCGCCtttgaattggaatcagATTGATCAGGTGTTGGCAGGATACGGGGAATACGGGcttgataaaaatgaatgTGGATTCAGATCCAAGTTGGTGGTACTTCCCGCTGACATTCCTACCAATACATATTCATCTGTTATAAATGGAAGAAATGAAACTTTAACTCAAGAGGAAATAAGATTGGAAGGCTTAAATCGACTAATATCTTCAATATCCAAATCCCGCCTGTTGACTGCAAAGGAGAAgcaaatgaagaaaaacaaaagagaagaaatccAACCAGAGATTCTATTTTACACAGGATCCCTTTTCGATTTTATTCGTGAACAAAAGTCGTCTCTGGATAGATCAGTTCTAAGTTATAAGGATTCCATCTTTGCAGATAGGAAGCAGCTAAAAAAAGATGTAGACATAAAAGAACTGGCGCATGAAATACAACATGGTAATAACCCTCTTACCCTGGTCAATCGGAAATGGCACTGGAAAAGACATCAAAATAGTTTCATTGGATCAGAAATGGTCAATTGGTTACTGAGAAATTTAAGTGATATTGATACTAGGGAAGAGGCTGTTGAGTACGGCCAAAGTTTGATGGATAGAGGCCTGTTTAAACACGTTTTGAATAAGCACGGGTTTCTTGATGGTCATTATTTCTATCAGATTACACCATCGTACCTCGTAGATGCTCGTACTCTCGAGAAGGTAAATTCtgattccaaatcttctaacGACCAAAGACGAGCTGCAGGGGAGAATTCGTCATCTGGTATATCTGAAACGAATGTGCTGCCTTTGACAATGGTAAACAGTAATAGCACTTCCAATATTTC from the Zygosaccharomyces rouxii strain CBS732 chromosome B complete sequence genome contains:
- the IML1 gene encoding GTPase-activating protein IML1 (similar to uniprot|P47170 Saccharomyces cerevisiae YJR138W IML1) — translated: MARDGPLFVGLRGKNQRPVSSTVSSGPKVNNTTHVNSISLSAGNLIVGAKDNTNLRGNVLSTPSTTFVNDNNKINTNSPAILAPESAGIIDKNRSRQVELCYHESRYSNDLVELDLSAIPGAKQGDLFEMKTYRKTPGSKDKKIYFVAKDFSPDIRRRTKNAQISILSGQLQSLLDLPSRSKVWIRLKSKRLTEADLVELNIKDCLINRGDMWCLNSQLVGQCVFSGQKLTFLDTIRATVNGIYREGKKTLSGYIGENTRVVFRSESARLIFLIQITEEMWNFEETGEQLFQKMVNSFFPKIFKKWKDIGTHHSITIAFAVSMDTSHVPFRELEPGTILKNTTDYFRIVVDQVLVIHWVEIMETLRKEFQALRRNLLNVQTEDGYSVVKGRFSPVIKSNILELVNFASTLITDPFRQSDLRHTTTHIMIISPGSGLYDVDYDLLRLTGKKLLSLEMTMDLICLSRAPLHVVPLFRYLDYESKLHHCSPTWLSIFFWNDSMNGTDDWRPRCKIYDLQMMGLTENDVLGKIDIDYLKPGKGVESIQQFMDQYDTDVFNFEKCNDNLQKGNSNCDKSEGGVQLNQKQSLQNPSTFAWNAPKFSTPVLEDIQKPKVFADLSTQRSSGLRDDEGSDKIQLSDSAFRTQQSSLAVDTLKGITKKNLVKDLTQRIVGRIMPDREVKRDMSTHEPVEDRTDGVERSPVQKPALSPRNSSEHVPVIKKNLSTLNHLDNQNGSPFGIDGFPLYASAHNLESPVDHGASETKPLFTVDDRKTPLQESAAHNSGSSPTEVRTWIEIKNPSVPVNEDLAGMMYPTRWKDVLPRYVPKRYSKWRSFTTPAELPITISDFPSKLDFENNFFFRNHSVNLNIDQEAYKQTSKDLLRNMIYVRLLAGFQLCVGENVKNVERSKGVENNESPVAKFIDGTWVNIRIYMTIDSEIHRISCGMDGVIDVQRYMRKNEENPFEQVSSYAPLVKTRYENLYRKAKIDPLHAARSPLNWNQIDQVLAGYGEYGLDKNECGFRSKLVVLPADIPTNTYSSVINGRNETLTQEEIRLEGLNRLISSISKSRLLTAKEKQMKKNKREEIQPEILFYTGSLFDFIREQKSSLDRSVLSYKDSIFADRKQLKKDVDIKELAHEIQHGNNPLTLVNRKWHWKRHQNSFIGSEMVNWLLRNLSDIDTREEAVEYGQSLMDRGLFKHVLNKHGFLDGHYFYQITPSYLVDARTLEKVNSDSKSSNDQRRAAGENSSSGISETNVLPLTMVNSNSTSNISNDNQSDTRNNASERPVKSSVMLSNSLVIDVDPAGKSYKMETCTVHYDRVHNPDHCFHIRLEWLTTTPKFLDDLVGNWSRLCERYGLRLVEIPWRELCTIPAVDPFHSFVEIQLAINPWEDPEFKDEELLSESKYYYHMHLLQVSGFLLDNRASKVIQDIHCDFEIMYSWGKPEFKYAQYIHNTGAYIAEVRESGELFLAPNNIYISRAIPGKIVAKSQFSTQFAVDAQKVMLNFKKVCTNYNELRVIFLDAKDKWLKGQHVDE